The DNA segment CCACCTGACAAAATCgcaattaaacaattggcaggGCATTGAAACGGAGTTAAGCAATTGCTCAATTCAGTAGTAATAAAGTTATGTTCTACAGATTGAAACTGTAACCCATTTATTAATTAGTGAAAAGTGTCAGATAGCAGAACTAAAGAATAGTTGATAAAGAGGGTACTCGATTAAAAGTTTTCACCTTGGTGCCACGGCTAAGTTTCCATGAAGTAACAGGCTCATCATCCATGTAAGTTATATGTCTTAGTTTATCAATCCAAAGTTGCTCTCCATCCTCAAACTGGACTAAAGCACCTAAACATGTAATATATGGACTAAGCAAGCAACAAAACTTaccataaaatttaattttacaaatcCATCGTAATAACTTGAACTTGTTCTTATCTAGTACATACCTTTATAGTTACTTTACCATCTAAGAAAACACTCATATAAattgtaaattgttttataccttaattaatcatttgtcataattttgtggttttcaaattgaaaaggattgtttgaaattttctttaaacaagAGGTTTGAATAAACTAGTTTTTAAACATGATTGGTTTTATGAAAGCAATCATATTCTTTCTGTACAAAGCTAATCACCCAATCCAAATAAATCTAGTATTTGacaaaataacaaactgtCTCCAGTTTTAGTACCTGGTCTCCTAGGAAAGGAGGCGACTGAGGAGGATGGAGTAGTAACATAAGTATTAAAAGGTGAAGACTTATCAATTGACGAAATTTCTTTTCCAACATCTAAACTGAAATTAGTTCAAAAATTagagcaatttatttttaatagaTATTTTATACTTAGGAATGTAAGGCTATGAACATACTTTTGCTTGTTGCTTTTCTGAACCGTTTCTGAGTCTGAACATTTCTCATTTATCGGTGCTAAAACAAAGGTGGTatagttaaaaacaaaaggtAAGTTCAAAAGCTAACACagtcattgcaaaaatttgcaataacaTACATgcacaaataacaaaaactacACCTGTTGCTGCCTTTGTAACACCTTTTACAACTGAAATTGGTGGGGAATTTACAGATGTTGTTATAAAAGTGGCAGGGATGACCGTTTTTACTTTGAAGTTGGCTGGTAATATAAACGGTTGTTTGTTCTGTGTTACTGGTGCCACTGTGGGTATAGTAACAGTAGAAACAATACTTTTTACTGCTGTgctaacagtattttcaagcTTGCTGATACTGACGGAAGTGGCACTATTTCCGGATTTTTGTACACAGGTGGAACCAGAAGCTGGCACGTGGACAGTTATGGGCTTTGATGTATATGAGCTGGCTAGAGTAAGAGATAAAGGAACATATGTAAGCGGCCCTGGCAAAGTTTTTTCGGGCAAAGTAACCTGTAAATGTTTATCACCAGGCCACAATGATGGTAGGGTTTTTATACGTTTGGATGACAGTGGCACAGTATATTTCTTTTGAACATGGTTCATAGCATAATTGACGGCATCACCCTGCATGCTTTTTTGTGCATACACCATACTAGGCAAAGAGTCCATCTCGGAGTTATAAAAACTGGGCGATGAATAACTCGGAGAAGTTTCAAAACTTTCTTCAGTTTTCAGAAAGCTATTCATCATCTCCCTTATATTGTAATCTCCATTGCTGTGTTCATTTACCATAGCAGAATCAtcttttatgttgtttttgtcattgtcTTGAATCAGATGGTTTGAAGAAACTAAACTTAATGAATCGCTAGCTGTTGGTACTGCATTATTTATACTGCTGATATTCTTTTGTTCTTCAGCTTCCttttgcatcatttttctgTATGcctttaaataaataaaaaatagttttttatttatgaacACTTCCAATATGCTGCATGTTAAAAACCATTGCTTACCTGCATATCTGTTATATTAGGCGCACCAATGTAAATGACAGGAAATGGTCCTCTATCGTTGATTAAGTTACGAACGCTAGCATGGCCAAATACCGGTCGCAGTTTCGTTTTTCCACCACTTGCCTTGCCACTGCTGTCTGAGTGTTGAACTTGTTTCACAaaaaatttctacaaatttgttcaaatataacaatttaaaagttcCATAACAGGtgtgaaattttataaaatactatAATTTGTTGATAGTATTTTATGATAAAAGTTaaagaatacaaaaaacatAGTCTGCACCTCGTTTGTAGACTTTCTACGCAAAGGTCCATTGGGATAGGTAGCTGGAAAAACTTTTGAACTAATCGATATTGGAACTATTACAATAGGTTGAGATTTCTTTTCCAAAGCTTTTTTTTTGGTAGACGTAGTATctaaactttgttgaaaagGTTTGTTGGCTTTCGGCAATGAAGTTACACTTTCAATAGATAAAACAGGCGAGCCACTAGTCCCACTATTTAAAGCTATATCGTTATCATCTTCTTTTTCAAGAATTACATTGTTAGAACAAAGGTCAGATTTTACATCTGCAGTGTGGTCTCCATTGTGAAGTATATCCTGCAATTTTGTAACCCCATCTTTTCTCTGAATTGTTTTATCTGCCATGCCAATGGTAGTGGCAAACTTGCTGATACATATACTTTGTTTTTCACAGGGAGAATTTTCTATCACATTTTGGTTTGTATTTGTTCTAGAGTCTTGTTTTTCATCATTCAACGATGGGTCTGGTGGCAGATCATCACCATTAACAACAACGTTTGTTTTACAAGATGAAATCACATCTACACTTTTATCTGCTAAgttgctgtgttgttgaatCTTTGTTGCATCCATAAAAACGCCTGGTGAAAAGGAAAATATATAGTGTATCTAGTAATATATAGTCTATTCTAAACTACAAACTCCCCACTTCTGGGAATTAAACTAAACAAGGAttggtatatatatactgtacatatcCTTTTTAAGTTCAACCTGGGTTGTTGGTTGGGTAGTAAATAACAACCTACCTCAATCTCCTTTCGATCAGCATATATATTATACAAACCACTCACACCAGCGGCAGCACCTTGAATCTATAGAAATGGAAAACTTAGATTTTACAGTTGTCACCATTCATCACCGTAAATATTATCATATCTGCTATAGTATGCCAATACAGctgattatatttttgtttcagaaaaaacTGCTAACTTGATAACCAAATTATTTCTCAGAGAAAAAGTACGCATCGAGGATGCATAACAAACTTTGACACAAATTAACTAGTGGCAATATTTAACATTTGGCTGCAGTCAgccaaaatatttcttgtttatgATGGTTAGGACTTTTCAAATAGCAACAGGTCCAACACTATTAATTACTTTAACTAATGAGTTAAACAATGGATTTTCTGTCATCTGACTGATGTTAGTATAGCTACGTcatagaaatacaaaaattttatgcttttttgcTAATGTATAATGTCCTAGCTTGGCAAACAGAACTGCTTAGTTTGGGATGCAATGTACCTCGCATAAAAAAATGTGGCACGAATCTTCAATTCATGTAAACTcgaattttatttcataaatttatgatttcaagaatttttttgtatcaatcactataaatattttacgatGTTTAACAGGTTGCACTATTAATGTAATGCTGTTTTGATATCCTCACTAAGTCAACACAAATTTTAATAGCATAATCACCTAACAATCAAAAGTTCAGTAACCCATTTACTAGCCTAAAACTACTTCTACCTCTGAATTAGTAAGTAGGCAAAGAATGTATAAGGAGCAGTCCCTAAGTTGTGACCAACATGTAACGTTCAACTGACCAAACAAAAATGTACAAACTAACGTCACAATTTATAActataaaacaattattaagaattaaactaaaacaatacaaatcaGTTGGAtattatttgttatatatatgtttttagAACTTTGAACTTATTTGACAGAGATGGCCAGAATAAAATGGATATCTAAGCTAAAATTAATTATAGCACCTCTTATATCTGAAGGCCCACCAGCACTTCactaaaaatcaaatttcataCATTGTTGTAATCTTGCAAAATAGTCTGATGTACTACCATTAATAGAACTGACATTGCAACATACAAgtcttgtgatgtcataatccaATCTACGATGTTCTATTTATCAGGACTATGCTTGTGTTTGCTCTCCTGACAAAAGTTTGGAAGGACTTGGTTAAAACTATAAGACACAGTTTACAtttgtgctaatttttttgtacCACTAACAGCTAATGACTATAAAAATACTACACAAAATATGATAGAGCCTTTTCAAAGAAAGATAACGCGAagtaacttaacaaaaaacatccgTTGTATTTattatatgaaaaaaatttgttttaaacaagTGTCAAAATTGTGTTGCTTCATAAATGTGCTCATAATCTTTCCATTACAACATATAATTATCAGGAAAATTACGTTTTTATGACAACCCTCTTCTTCCTACTACTACAAGTATggtattttaaaaatagtatGTACACATTCATTAAGTATGTAGTGCAAAATGTATCAGTATAAAACCTTTCCGACCAACTTTTCTACTACCTTGATTTTACAGAATCAATCCAAAAACATAACATCCATACATACATACACTTAAAGTTTAATAATAACATGATAATTATAATCAACAACTTGAATATGACACTGTAAGTCAACAGTcctcaaaatttttatgcagAGGACCAGTTTTGTGCAGGATAATTGTGTCACAGACCAGCTGAAATATTCCATGTGAAGatgaaataaaagatttgcTTTGATCTGTTCATTGGTAAATCACAAAAATGCAATGACACTTTTCGGGCTGCTGTCAGGCATATTCCCTTAAATCCTTGGAGAGGGGGAAAACGATAAAGCCTGAACCCGATAAACTTTTCTCCTTGGCTTATCTCCCAAATGTGCATTCTCGAAATCTGATCTATCTTTTTGGTATCACTACTGAGCAGCCTTAAATAGTAAAGTATATCAAAAGCACAAGCAGTCTGTTTGCTTGCAACATTGCTCAAACAGTTGCATACGAGAATTactaaaaatgattttttatgaTAGCATAGAAATTATGCAAGGAATGTAGTTTGATCATCAAGGGTGGAAAGCAAGCAAAAATTTGATCAATTACAATGAATAATTAGCTTTCAGCCACAGCGATAATGTTAACGACAGAAAAAAGGGaaaatgcaataattttttttctccAAATGCAAAGGAATTTCTCCAAGACCCATCCTATCAACCTTAACTATTCAACAGCAAATAAGCATATTCATACCATACCAGCATAAGTTtggcaataaataaaaaaacacacTATGAAAAtcacttttttgcatttttgacaATACCATATGGTGCAACATAAATTGATTAACAACCACGTCAGATGTCTCTGCTTTTGTACTTTTtatgtataaattaattttattttccagaacaccattaaattttttattgcacaagaaactttttgcgGCCTAGTAGTAAATTACCAAAAGCTCAGTGGTTGAGATTTTTTGTTCCACCGCAGacagtgacgaaaaataaacattagaACACAATATGATGTTACAGCGAGTGTTGAGTGCAGCATGCGAAACATTTTCCATTTACAAGAGTTGAGTAGTATCAAGCTTCAGTAACTCAGGCCATGTGTTGTTGCGATAAAACTAAACTGCTAtgtacatattttcaaaagcaCTTTTATTGGCTCCAATTATTGCATAACAACATCTGCCTACGTCTCTTTGGTGGTTATGGATTTTCTAaaagtaatttattttctGAATAACTGCAACTTTATgtctatttttttcaaagatgTTTTACTTAACAACCTTAAATTCCAGACATAAGGCTGTTTAGATTTCTTTTGATTATTTCCTCAAGTCAAACAACCCAAACATGTCCAAAAATCTACTGCAAATTTACAAaggttttaaaagaaaaaaattaaaaagttacaaaaattatGTGAAAATCATTACCAATCAAAAAAAGCGTAGCTGACCGTATGTTATAGTTTTGTCATGAAGTAACCAATCAACCGATCATCACAAAACAGTTTATAAACTCAATAAaactgaataaaaatttgcaaaatttgagcAAAATCTTTGAGCAAAAAATACACTTGGTAAT comes from the Clavelina lepadiformis chromosome 5, kaClaLepa1.1, whole genome shotgun sequence genome and includes:
- the LOC143460056 gene encoding uncharacterized protein LOC143460056, which produces MDATKIQQHSNLADKSVDVISSCKTNVVVNGDDLPPDPSLNDEKQDSRTNTNQNVIENSPCEKQSICISKFATTIGMADKTIQRKDGVTKLQDILHNGDHTADVKSDLCSNNVILEKEDDNDIALNSGTSGSPVLSIESVTSLPKANKPFQQSLDTTSTKKKALEKKSQPIVIVPISISSKVFPATYPNGPLRRKSTNEKFFVKQVQHSDSSGKASGGKTKLRPVFGHASVRNLINDRGPFPVIYIGAPNITDMQAYRKMMQKEAEEQKNISSINNAVPTASDSLSLVSSNHLIQDNDKNNIKDDSAMVNEHSNGDYNIREMMNSFLKTEESFETSPSYSSPSFYNSEMDSLPSMVYAQKSMQGDAVNYAMNHVQKKYTVPLSSKRIKTLPSLWPGDKHLQVTLPEKTLPGPLTYVPLSLTLASSYTSKPITVHVPASGSTCVQKSGNSATSVSISKLENTVSTAVKSIVSTVTIPTVAPVTQNKQPFILPANFKVKTVIPATFITTSVNSPPISVVKGVTKAATAPINEKCSDSETVQKSNKQNLDVGKEISSIDKSSPFNTYVTTPSSSVASFPRRPGALVQFEDGEQLWIDKLRHITYMDDEPVTSWKLSRGTKVAARFTDGLVYDAVIMSSYDGTPALSKSSTTVKTNEETLPTTKSESSASTTVSSKPSMQTPTSASMKTIQIPKLKPVMTNFKPVSVQIARKEETKQNKRKFEKIDEKKIPRVKIKKLDLDEKTTTYNSKTLEEYSSRSDSSKESENEDKKSKNDFTLKIKCPDCFLIFGNSMLFKKHQKTVCGSAGITIAGLGSSDPNPAVKVDESSCPPMVGKLQKQIKSQPDGGRLFPRAPDGKRWFRRGTHILHRWQTDAGGSKWYNGKILRLLDSSKGLKCEFEVEYTDDDHDKGPYAVALYEDFPHDIRIVTR